The following proteins come from a genomic window of Xiphophorus couchianus chromosome 19, X_couchianus-1.0, whole genome shotgun sequence:
- the LOC114134396 gene encoding transformer-2 protein homolog alpha-like isoform X2, translating into MSDNEKDFREQDSRGGSRSASPRGSAKSASHSPARSKDGSRRSRSRSRSQSRSKSRSRSHRSSHRRYSRSRSHSRRRRSRSRSRSSDYRRRRSHSRSPMSNRRRHIGNRANPDPSACLGVFGLSLYTTERDLREVFSKYGPLADVNIVYDQQSRRSRGFAFVYFENSADSKEAKERANGMELDGRRIRVDFSITKRAHTPTPGIYMGRPTYGGGGGGGGGGGGGGGGGGSSGSSRRFSRDYDRGYDRGYDRGYDRDYDRYEEREYRSYRRRSPSPYYSRGYRSRSRSYSPRHY; encoded by the exons ATGAGCGACAACGAGAAGGATTTTAGGGAGCAG GACTCTCGGGGAGGCTCAAGGAGTGCATCCCCAAGAGGCTCCGCAAAATCCGCCAGCCACTCTCCTGCACGGTCTAAAGATGGCTCTCGGCGCTCCCGGTCCAGATCTCGCTCTCAGTCCAGATCAAAATCCAG GTCAAGGTCCCACCGAAGCTCGCACAGGCGCTACTCCCGCTCTCGTTCCCACTCTCGACGCAGACGTTCAAGGAGCCGATCTCGAAGCTCAGATTACCGTCGACGTAGGAGCCACAGCCGTTCCCCGATGTCGAATCGGCGCAGACACATTGGCAACAGG GCCAACCCAGACCCCAGCGCTTGCTTGGGTGTGTTTGGTCTGAGCCTTTACACCACTGAGAGGGACCTGAGAGAGGTTTTTTCTAAATATGGCCCTTTGGCCGATGTCAACATAGTGTATGATCAGCAGTCGCGTCGTTCAAGAGGTTTTGCCTTTGTTTATTTCGAAAACAGTGCGGACTCCAAGGAG GCCAAGGAGCGGGCTAATGGTATGGAGCTTGATGGACGCAGAATCAGAGTGGATTTCTCTATCACCAAAAGAGCTCACACTCCAACTCCTGGAATCTACATGGGACGCCCCACATA tggtggtggaggaggaggcggcggcggcggcggcggcggcggtggtGGTGGAGGCAGCAGTGGTTCATCACGCCGTTTCTCTAGGGACTATGACAGGGGCTATGACAGAGGATATGATAGAGGTTATGATCGCGACTATGATCGCTACGAAGAGCGAGAGTACCGATCATACAG ACGCAGATCTCCGTCTCCATACTACAGCAGAGGTTACCGCTCACGATCTCGATCCTACTCGCCAC GTCACTACTAG
- the LOC114134396 gene encoding transformer-2 protein homolog alpha-like isoform X1 translates to MSDNEKDFREQDSRGGSRSASPRGSAKSASHSPARSKDGSRRSRSRSRSQSRSKSRSRSHRSSHRRYSRSRSHSRRRRSRSRSRSSDYRRRRSHSRSPMSNRRRHIGNRANPDPSACLGVFGLSLYTTERDLREVFSKYGPLADVNIVYDQQSRRSRGFAFVYFENSADSKEAKERANGMELDGRRIRVDFSITKRAHTPTPGIYMGRPTYGGGGGGGGGGGGGGGGGGSSGSSRRFSRDYDRGYDRGYDRGYDRDYDRYEEREYRSYSSFSFDRRRSPSPYYSRGYRSRSRSYSPRHY, encoded by the exons ATGAGCGACAACGAGAAGGATTTTAGGGAGCAG GACTCTCGGGGAGGCTCAAGGAGTGCATCCCCAAGAGGCTCCGCAAAATCCGCCAGCCACTCTCCTGCACGGTCTAAAGATGGCTCTCGGCGCTCCCGGTCCAGATCTCGCTCTCAGTCCAGATCAAAATCCAG GTCAAGGTCCCACCGAAGCTCGCACAGGCGCTACTCCCGCTCTCGTTCCCACTCTCGACGCAGACGTTCAAGGAGCCGATCTCGAAGCTCAGATTACCGTCGACGTAGGAGCCACAGCCGTTCCCCGATGTCGAATCGGCGCAGACACATTGGCAACAGG GCCAACCCAGACCCCAGCGCTTGCTTGGGTGTGTTTGGTCTGAGCCTTTACACCACTGAGAGGGACCTGAGAGAGGTTTTTTCTAAATATGGCCCTTTGGCCGATGTCAACATAGTGTATGATCAGCAGTCGCGTCGTTCAAGAGGTTTTGCCTTTGTTTATTTCGAAAACAGTGCGGACTCCAAGGAG GCCAAGGAGCGGGCTAATGGTATGGAGCTTGATGGACGCAGAATCAGAGTGGATTTCTCTATCACCAAAAGAGCTCACACTCCAACTCCTGGAATCTACATGGGACGCCCCACATA tggtggtggaggaggaggcggcggcggcggcggcggcggcggtggtGGTGGAGGCAGCAGTGGTTCATCACGCCGTTTCTCTAGGGACTATGACAGGGGCTATGACAGAGGATATGATAGAGGTTATGATCGCGACTATGATCGCTACGAAGAGCGAGAGTACCGATCATACAG TTCTTTTTCCTTTGACAGACGCAGATCTCCGTCTCCATACTACAGCAGAGGTTACCGCTCACGATCTCGATCCTACTCGCCAC GTCACTACTAG
- the LOC114134396 gene encoding transformer-2 protein homolog beta-like isoform X3, translating to MSDNEKDFREQDSRGGSRSASPRGSAKSASHSPARSKDGSRRSRSRSRSQSRSKSRSRSHRSSHRRYSRSRSHSRRRRSRSRSRSSDYRRRRSHSRSPMSNRRRHIGNRANPDPSACLGVFGLSLYTTERDLREVFSKYGPLADVNIVYDQQSRRSRGFAFVYFENSADSKEAKERANGMELDGRRIRVDFSITKRAHTPTPGIYMGRPTYSFSFDRRRSPSPYYSRGYRSRSRSYSPRHY from the exons ATGAGCGACAACGAGAAGGATTTTAGGGAGCAG GACTCTCGGGGAGGCTCAAGGAGTGCATCCCCAAGAGGCTCCGCAAAATCCGCCAGCCACTCTCCTGCACGGTCTAAAGATGGCTCTCGGCGCTCCCGGTCCAGATCTCGCTCTCAGTCCAGATCAAAATCCAG GTCAAGGTCCCACCGAAGCTCGCACAGGCGCTACTCCCGCTCTCGTTCCCACTCTCGACGCAGACGTTCAAGGAGCCGATCTCGAAGCTCAGATTACCGTCGACGTAGGAGCCACAGCCGTTCCCCGATGTCGAATCGGCGCAGACACATTGGCAACAGG GCCAACCCAGACCCCAGCGCTTGCTTGGGTGTGTTTGGTCTGAGCCTTTACACCACTGAGAGGGACCTGAGAGAGGTTTTTTCTAAATATGGCCCTTTGGCCGATGTCAACATAGTGTATGATCAGCAGTCGCGTCGTTCAAGAGGTTTTGCCTTTGTTTATTTCGAAAACAGTGCGGACTCCAAGGAG GCCAAGGAGCGGGCTAATGGTATGGAGCTTGATGGACGCAGAATCAGAGTGGATTTCTCTATCACCAAAAGAGCTCACACTCCAACTCCTGGAATCTACATGGGACGCCCCACATA TTCTTTTTCCTTTGACAGACGCAGATCTCCGTCTCCATACTACAGCAGAGGTTACCGCTCACGATCTCGATCCTACTCGCCAC GTCACTACTAG
- the senp2 gene encoding sentrin-specific protease 2, which translates to MYGWIVDGISSLFEPVTGQNHAEWPANRRASGEGSRRQDSHGRPSKRNYKSVHVADGVCQSDPVVAKRRKRDVVISFVKKTVAGIAGLVSLRRPLPARCQNPNKHDETQPVTLMGIDELHTSWLNGTDWKMDKSVGGVNDRSSKNPFQSSLPPLRKYSGATLPAGLPERGKNWERRGSLQLLPSRPAIRVGTPCPEPISNGYGHPRCPKPSLTVEEAIKQNNKEHYRRLLEMVTEKYSKSQPLPFNQSKPHDESLLQSSHKTSASERTFDSVSRRVVCTATPTVFTYRNTTATKDRWGGLSFNKSYSETLEEKQPVRYAKQKAAVNVDLSTEVATRLNLVDRDASAFSATETQPSYVSLIKHSDEDIPRLTKEMAVEVSEALAQRDPNFVLSSAFKLRITQRDLSTLLEGGWLNDEVMNFYLSLVMERRGESGRLKVYSFSTFFYPKLRGVVGGEQGGGHVAVKRWTKAVDLFMFDFILVPLHLGVHWALAVMDLKSKTVKTYDSMGRRHDDICNLLLLYLKEEHKAKKGRELECGKWTVGSLKAGDIPQQTNGSDCGVFVCKYADYIAKGKPLTFKQCHMPLFRKLMMWEILNQKLL; encoded by the exons atgtatggatggatagTTGACGGAATCTCGTCTCTGTTTGAGCCCGTTACCGGGCAAAACCACGCCGAGTGGCCTGCGAATAGAAGGGCCAGTGGGGAAGGATCGCGGCGGCAGGACAGCCACGGAAGACCGAGTAAACGGAACTACAAAAG TGTGCATGTTGCCGATGGTGTTTGTCAAAGTGACCCAGTGGTGGCAAAACGACGCAAACGTG ATGTTGTAATCAGCTTTGTGAAGAAGACGGTGGCAGGCATAGCAGGTCTAGTGAGCCTTCGGAGACCGCTGCCAGCAAGGTGTCAAAATCCAAACAAGCATGACGAAACACAG CCCGTTACTCTAATGGGCATAGATGAGCTTCACACTTCATGGCTCAATGGGACTGACTGGAAAATGG ATAAATCTGTAGGTGGGGTGAATGACAGGAGTTCAAAGAATCCCTTTCAAAGCTCTTTACCCCCTTTAAGAAAATACAG TGGAGCAACGCTCCCTGCTGGGCTCCCAGAAAGAGGGAAGAACTGGGAGAGAAGAGGCTCCCTTCAACTGCTGCCTTCAAGGCCTGCTATCAGAGTGGGAACACCTTGTCCTGAACCGATTTCTAATGGCTACGGACACCCCCGCTGCCCTAAACCCAGTCTTACTGTGGAAGAG GCCATAAAGCAGAACAATAAGGAGCACTACAGACGCCTACTGGAGATGGTGACGGAGAAATACAGCAAAAGCCAACCACTACCTTTCAACCAATCTAAACCGCATGA CGAGTCACTGTTACAAAGTTCCCACAAAACATCTGCTTCAGAGAGAACCTTTGATTCAGTCTCCAGGAGGGTGGTGTGCACAG CTACACCAACTGTGTTTACATACAGAAATACTACTGCAACTAAGGACAG GTGGGGAGGTTTATCTTTTAATAAGTCATACAGTGAAACTCTTGAGGAAAAACAGCCTGTTAGATATGCAAAG CAAAAAGCAGCAGTCAATGTGGACCTTTCCACAGAAGTCGCTACTCGCCTTAATCTCGTGGACAGAGATGCTTCTGCGTTCAGCGCCACTGAAACTCAGCCTTCCTATGTTTCACTTATAAAGCACAGTGATGAGGACATACCCAGGCTGACCAAG GAAATGGCAGTGGAGGTTAGTGAAGCTTTGGCTCAGAGAGATCCTAACTTTGTTTTAAGCTCAGCTTTCAAGCTTCGCATCACGCAGCGAGACCTGTCCACTCTACTGGAAGGTGGATGGCTCAACGATGAG GTGATGAACTTCTACCTTTCCCTCGTCATGGAGCGACGTGGAGAAAGTGGAAGATTAAAGGTGTACAGTTTTAGCACCTTTTTTTACCCAAAGCTGCGGGGTGTTGTGGGAGGAGAACAGGGTGGAGGACATGTGGCTGTGAAGCGGTGGACCAAGGCGGTTGACCTCTTTATGTTTGACTTCATCCTCGTCCCGCTGCATCTTGGTGTCCATTGGGCATTAGCT gtGATGGATTTAAAGTCAAAGACTGTCAAAACATATGACTCAATGGGTCGGAGACACGATGACATCTGTAATCTTTTACT ACTCTACCTTAAAGAAGAGCACAAAGCAAAGAAAGGAAGGGAGCTTGAATGTGGCAAATGGACTGTTGGAAGTCTGAAGGCTGGT GACATTCCCCAGCAGACGAATGGAAGTGACTGTGgtgtttttgtctgtaaatatgctGACTATATAGCAAAGGGAAAGCCTCTCACCTTTAAACAG TGCCACATGCCTCTCTTCAGGAAGTTAATGATGTGGGAAATCCTTAATCAGAAGCTGCTATAG